In Dryobates pubescens isolate bDryPub1 chromosome 44, bDryPub1.pri, whole genome shotgun sequence, the following proteins share a genomic window:
- the RNF40 gene encoding E3 ubiquitin-protein ligase BRE1B: MSLAGSKRGPPEAGGGPSGGGPPEKKPPREEQPPTTLIEPLRLGGISSTEEMDLKVLQFRNKKLAERLEQRQAAEDELRERIEKLEKRQATDDETLLLVNGSWARLDAELQALLCHYEGEGAAPPAPPAGDPPPEPRPEGGGELGEPGRALLRELLREHRRLQDLTLQLQEKHHRVALELAELQDKAGTAETKVLEMGTTLEGLQWDSAKRRKREGRLDRLLAEALEQLASGSYGSGSSGGFQGGQITLSMQKFEMLNAELESQQELANSRMAELEKLQQELQQAVRRQQGLKVALRSLPEEAVKEALEYKVLQSQFSLLYHESLQVKTQLDEARGLLLATKNSHLRHIEHMESAELGAQKRLRTEVIQLEDSLAQVRKEYELLRIEFEQNLAANEQAGPINREMRHLISSLQNHNHQLKGDVQRYKRKLREVQGEISKLRLQASGAPPPTASAPPPPPPPITPPSSLAAAEAPPQRRPTEEEDSAGAPPPAPSAPPPAPLGPPPAQAPPPRAKEPPPTPPPPRPSQSRDRERERPPRERPKGGGGGGGGGAGAGPPQEEPKKKDSELLKQLRAELKKAQESQREMKLLLDMYKSAPKEQRDKVQLMAAERKSKAEAEELRCRARELEERERRESKKLADEEALRRLRQAEEQIEHLQRKLAATKQEEEALLSEMDVTGQAFEDMQEQNLRLLQQLREKDDANFKLMSERIKANQIHKLLREEKDELAEQVLALKAQVDAQLLVVQKLEEKERGLQSSLAAVEKELALRSQALELNKRKAVEAAQLAEDLRAQGEHVQARLRELQACAAENQAAKEKESLSLKRAQEELSRLRRKLEKQRKVEVYADADQILQEEIKEYRARLTCPCCNARKKDAVLTKCFHVFCFECVKSRYDTRQRKCPKCNAAFGAHDFHRVYIS, from the exons aTGTCCCTGGCCGGCTCCAAGCGAGGTCCCCCCGAGGCCGGGGGGGGTCCCTCCGGGGGGGGCCCCCCCGAGAAGAAGCCTCCCCGGGAGGAGCAACCTCCGACCACCCTGATCGAGCCCCTGCGGCTCGGCGGCATCTCCTCCACC GAGGAGATGGATCTGAAGGTGCTGCAGTTCCGCAACAAGAAGCTGGCCGAGCGCCTGGAGCAGCGGCAGGCAGCCGAGGATGAGCTCCGGGAGCGCATCGAGAAGCTGGAGAAGCGGCAGGCGACCGACGACGAAACCCTGCTGCTGGTCAACGGCTCCTGGGCGCGG ctggatgctgagctccaggccctgctgtgccactatgaaggggagggggcagcccccccggccccccccgccggggacccccccccagaaCCTCGGCCAGAAGGGGGGG GCGAGCTGGGGGAGCcgggcagggccctgctgcgAGAGCTGCTGCGAGAGCACCGCCGGCTGCAGGAcctcaccctgcagctgcaggagaagcaccACAGGGTGGCGCTGGAG ctggcagagctgcaggacaaGGCTGGCACCGCTGAGACCAAGGTGCTGGagatgggcaccacgctggaggggctgcagtgggACAGTGCCAAGCGGCGCAAGCGCGAGGGCAGGCTGgacaggctgctggctgaggccctggagcag ctggcCTCAGGCTCCTATGGCTccggcagctctggaggcttccAGGGAGGTCAAATCACTCTCAGCATGCAGAAG TTCGAGATGCTGAACGCGGAGCTGGAGAGCCAGCAGGAGTTGGCCAACAGCCgcatggcagagctggagaagctgcagcaggagctccagcaggcggtcaggaggcagcagggcctcAAG GTGGCCCTGAGGTCCCTGCCCGAGGAGGCAGTGAAGGAGGCCCTGGAGTACAAGGTGCTGCAGTCCCAGTTCTCACTGCTCTACCACGAGAGCCTCCAGGTCAAGAcccagctggatgaggccagaggcctcctgctggccaccaagAACAGCCACCTGAGGCACATCGAGCACAtggag AGCGCGGAGCTGGGCGCTCAGAAGCGGCTGCGCACTGAGGTCATCCAGCTGGAGGATTCCCTGGCGCAGGTGCGGAAGGAGTACGAGCTGCTGCGCATCGAGTTCGAGCAGAACCTGGCGGCCAACGAGCAGGCAG GGCCAATCAACAGGGAGATGAGACACCTgatcagcagcctgcagaaccACAACCACCAGCTGAAGGGAGATGTGCAGCGCTACAAGAGGAAGCTGCGGGAGGTGCAGGGCGAGATCAGCAAG CTCCGCCTCCAGGCCAGTGGGGCTCCACCCCCCACCGCCAGCGCCccgccccctcctcctcctccaatca CTCCTCCCTCCTCATTGGCCGCCGCGgaagcccctccccagcgcCGCCCAACGGAAGAGGAGGACTCGGCTGgggccccgccccccgcccccagcgCCCCGCCCCCGGCGCCCCTCGGCCCTCCCCCGGCCCAAGCTCCGCCCCCCCGGGCGAAGGAGCCGCCCCCgaccccgccccctccccggccCAGCCAATCGCGGGACAGGGAGCGGGAGAGGCCCCCCCGGGAGAGGcccaaggggggagggggagggggggggggaggggcaggggcaggaccccCCCAGGAGGAGCCCAAGaagaaggactcagagctgctgaagcagctcagggctgagctcaa GAAGGCTCAGGAGAGCCAGAGGGagatgaagctgctgctggatatGTACAAATCTGCCCccaaggagcagagagacaaaGTGCAGCTGATGGCTGCCGAGAGGAAGAGCAAGGCCGAG gcggAGGAGCTGCGCTGCAGGGCgcgggagctggaggagagggagaggagggagagcaagAAGCTGGCGGACGAGGAGGCCCTGCGGAGGCTGCGCCAGGCCGAGGAGCAGATCGAGCACCTGCAGCGCAAGCTGGCGGCCACCAA gcaggaggaggaggctctgctgtCGGAGATGGACGTCACCGGCCAGGCCTTCGAGGACATGCAGGAGCagaacctgaggctgctgcagcagctgcgcGAGAAGGACGACGCCAACTTCAAGCTGATGTCCGAGAGGATCAAGGCCAACCAGATCcacaagctgctgagggaggagaaggacgAGCTGGCCGAGCAGGTCCTGGCCCTCAAGGCCCAG GTGGatgcccagctgctggtggtgcagaagctggaggagaaggagagaggcctccagagcagcttggccgccgtggagaaggagctggcccTGCGCTCCCAGGCCCTGGAGCTCAACAAGAGGAAG GCGGTGGAGGCTGCCCAGCTGGCCGAGGACCTGCGTGCCCAGGGGGAACAcgtccaggccaggctgagggagctgcaggcctgCGCCGCCGAGAACCAAGCGGCCAAGGAGAAGGAGTCCCTGAGCCTGAAACGAGCCCAG gaggagctgtctCGGCTGCGCCGgaagctggagaagcagaggaaggTTGAGGTCTACGCCGACGCCGACCAGATCCTGCAGGAGGAGATCAAGGAGTACAGG GCGCGGCtgacctgcccctgctgcaacGCGCGCAAGAAGGACGCGGTGCTGACCAAGTGCTTCCACGTCTTCTGCTTCGAGTGCGTCAAGAGTCGCTACGACACGCGGCAGCGCAAGTGCCCCAAGTGCAACGCCGCCTTCGGGGCCCACGACTTCCACAGGGTCTACATCAGCTGA
- the LOC104304657 gene encoding sodium/glucose cotransporter 2 has translation MAWGPVGASLFASNIGSGHFVGLAGTGAAGGIAVGGFEWSGMFIVLLLGWIFVPIYMRAGVSTMPEYLGLRFGGSRIRLYLALLSLLLYIATKISVDMYSGAIFIQEALGWNLYASVGALLGVTAIYTVTGGLAALMFADLLQTFIIVAGASVLAAYALGAVGGYEGLVQRYPLATPQNLTGPCGRPRPDAFHLLRHPSTGDLPWPGLLLGLGIISAWYWCTDQVIVQRCLAGRSLCHVRAGCVVCGYLKVLPMFLMVLPGMAARVLFPEVVGCADAQHCRRACGTPAGCSNVAYPRLVVTLLPPGLRGLMLAVVLAALMSSLASIFASAGALFTLDVYQKLRPRAGPKQLLLAGRLWVVAMVGLSLAWLPVVEAARGGQLFDYIQAVASYLAPPVAAVFFLAVFVPRVNEPGAFWGLLGGLGLGLLRLVPEVALGTGSCGAPGGCPQVLCGLHYLHFAVLLFLASGAITLGVSFCYPPIPQRHLHRLVFSLRNSTEPRIDLGQEGPKEAPGEAPPPAPAPEDPRWRRVVNLNALLLMAVAVFLWGYFA, from the exons ATGGCCTGGGGCCCA GTGGGAGCCTCTCTCTTCGCCAGCAACATTGGCTCCGGGCACTTCGTCGGCCTGGCCGGCACCGGGGCCGCCGGAGGCATCGCCGTGGGAGGCTTCGAGTGGAGT GGGATGTtcattgtgctgctgctgggatggatCTTTGTCCCTATCTACATGAGAGCAGGG GTCAGCACCATGCCGGAGTACCTGGGGCTGCGCTTCGGGGGGTCCCGGATCCGCCTCTAcctggccctgctcagccttctgctctaCATCGCCACCAAGATCTCA GTGGATATGTACTCCGGAGCCATCTTCATCCAggaggctctgggctggaaccTCTACGCCTcggtgggagccctgctgggggtgacAGCGATTTACACTGTGACTG ggggcttggctgCTCTGATGTTCGCTGACCTGCTCCAGACCTTCATCATCGTCGCTGGAgcctcagtgctggctgcatatg CCCTGGGGGCCGTGGGGGGCTACGAGGGGCTGGTGCAGCGCTACCCCCTGGCCACCCCCCAGAACCTGACAGGGCCCTGCGGGAGGCCTCGGCCGGACGCCTTCCACCTCCTGAGGCATCCCAGCACCGGGGACCTgccctggcctgggctgctgctggggctgggcatcATCTCGGCCTGGTACTGGTGCACAGACCAG GTGATCGTGCAGCGCTGCCTGGCCGGCCGCTCCCTGTGCCACGTCCGTGCAGGCTGCGTCGTCTGCGGCTACCTGAAGGTCCTCCCAATGTTCCTGATGGTGCTGCCTGGCATGGCCGCCAGGGTCCTCTTCCCGg AGGTGGTTGGGTGCGCGGACGCCCAGCACTGCCGCCGAGCCTGCGGCACCCCCGCGGGCTGCTCCAACGTCGCCTACCCGCGGCTGGTGGTCACACTGCTGCCCCCTG GCCTGCGGGGCCTGATGCTGGCGGTGGTCCTGGCGGCCCTGATGTCCTCCTTGGCCTCCATCTTCGCCAGCGCCGGAGCCCTCTTCACCCTGGATGTCTACCAGAAGCTCCGGCCCAGGGCAGGccccaagcagctgctgctggccggcag gctgtgggtggtggccatggtggggctgagcctggcctggctgccGGTGGTGGAGGCAGCGCGCGGAGGACAACTCTTCGACTACATCCAGGCTGTCGCCAGCTACTTGGCTCCGCCGGTGGCTGCTGTCTTCTTCTTGGCTGTCTTCGTGCCCAGGGTCAATGAACCT ggagccttCTGGGGCTTGCTGggtggcctggggctgggcctCCTGCGCCTGGTGCCGGAGGTGGCCTTGGGGACAGGAAGCTGTGGAGCTCCAGGAGGTTGTCCCCAGGTCCTCTGTGGCCTCCACTACCTGCACTTCGCTGTCCTCCTGTTCCTGGCCTCTGGAGCCATCACCCTGGGGGTCTCCTTCTGCTACCCTCCCATCCCCCAGCGCCAC CTCCACCGCTTGGTCTTCAGCCTCCGCAACAGCACAGAGCCTCGGATAGACCTGGGCCAGGAGGGCCCCAAGGAGGCACCTGGGGAG gccccacccccagcccccgcccCCGAGGATCCTCGCTGGCGCCGGGTGGTGAACCTCAAcgccctgctcctgatggctgTGGCTGTCTTCCTCTGGGGCTACTTCGCCTGA
- the RUSF1 gene encoding RUS family member 1, with the protein MQRPQAVSAPGPAARSLCRELWGRREAARYRGGPRGSLLRDQTPGNGTGSALRRALEELLLPQGYPESVSGDYLQYQCWDSLQALCSSLSGALGTRAVLQAVGVGDGAATATGATLGWLLRDGVGIVTRISFAWLQGSRLDCEAKQWRLAADVLNEAALVLELLAPLWPRAALPLLTLAAATKCIVGVAGGATRAALALHQARRDNVADVAAKDGSQETLVNGAGLLLALLLLPLLDGRPWLTWAAVLLLLATHLGANLAAVRALRLRTLNRPRLRLSLAAALRGGAGGGGATFEVPSPDYVNPREPLLPGSSSRLKLHLGAPLHRLVSSEAELRKALESSPKDYIIVLRPSEGWVGVGLRRGAPPDAALRGCSQALLLEELLGPVLPTGSKLGAQLGALQSRLKACAPGSVPWGAVAESSRLWERLGPAFLEGLAAAGWQTERPLLAADQWELEWEEP; encoded by the exons ATGCAGCGGCCGCAGGCAGTCTCCGCTCCGGGGCCGGCCGCCCGCAGCCTGTGCCGGGAGCTGTGGGGGCGCCGCGAGGCCGCTCGGTACCGGGGGGGGCCCCGCGGCAGCCTCCTGCGAGACCAAACCCCCGGGAACGGCACCGGCTCCGCCCTGCGCAGGGCCCTGGAG gagctgctgctgccccagggctacCCTGAGAGCGTCTCTGGGGACTACCTCCAGTACCAGTGCTGGGACAGCCTGCAG gccctgtgcagctccctgagcgGGGCGCtgggcaccagagctgtgctgcaggctgtgggggttGGGGACggagctgccactgccaccGGAGCcaccctgggctggctgctgaggg ATGGAGTTGGGATTGTGACCAGGATCAGCTTCgcctggctgcaggg gAGCCGCCTGGACTGTGAGGCAAAGCAGTGGCG GCTGGCGGCCGACGTGCTGAACGAGGCGGCGCtcgtgctggagctgctggccccGCTCTGGCCGCGCGccgccctgcccctgctgacgCTGGCGGCGGCCACCAAG TGCATCGTGGGCGTGGCAGGGGGTGCcaccagggcagctctggctctgcacCAGGCCCGCAGGGACAATGTGGCTGACGTGGCCGCCAAGGACGGCAGCCAG GAGACGCTGGTGAACGGggcggggctgctgctggccctgctgctgctgcccctatTGGATGGGAGGCCCTG GCTGACCTGGGCCGCGGTGCTTCTGCTCCTGGCCACTCACCTCGGGGCCAACCTGGCTGCAGTCAGAGCCCTGCGGCTGCGGACCCTCAACCGGCCACGCCTCCGCCTCTCATTGGCTGCTGCGCTGAGGggcggggctggagggggcGGGGCCACCTTCGAAGTCCCCTCCCCTGACTATGTCAACCCCAgggagcctctgctgcctg GTTCCAGCTCTCGCCTGAAGCTCCACCTGGGAGCTCCTCTCCACCGCTTGGTCTCCAG TGAGGCTGAGctgaggaaggctctggagagcagccccaaagaCTACATCATAGTGCTGAGACCCAGTGAGG gctgggtgggggtggggcTGCGGCGTGGGGCCCCCCCTGACGCCGCCCTGCGAGGCTgctcccaggccctgctgctggaggagctacTGGGACCAGTCCTGCCCACAGGCTCCAAGCTGGGAGCCCAGCTGGGGgcgctgcagagcaggctgaaggCCTGTG ctcctggctcgGTGCCCTGGGGGGCGGTGGCCGAAAGCTCGCGGCTGTGGGAGAGGCTGggcccagccttcctggagg ggctggcagctgctggttgGCAGACAGAGAGACCCCTGCTGGCCGCCGACCAATGGGAGCTCGAGTGGGAGGAGCCTTGA